Sequence from the uncultured Draconibacterium sp. genome:
GTTGTTGCAACCGGTGGTTACGGAAACGTATTCTTCCTGTCGACTAACGCAATGGGAAGTAACGGATCGGCAGCATGGCAATGTTACAAACGTGGTGCTTTGATGTCGAACCCATGTTTCGTACAAATTCACCCTACTTGTATACCTGTTCATGGCGATCAGCAATCGAAACTGACTTTGATGTCGGAGTCGTTGCGTAACGATGGTCGTGTTTGGGTACCAAAGAAAAAAGAAGATGCAGTAAAATTGCAGAAAGGTGAACTTCATCCGAACGATATTGCAGATGAGGATCGTGATTTTTACCTGGAAAGAAGATATCCTTCGTACGGTAACCTTGTACCTCGCGACGTTGCATCGCGTGCTGCAAAAGAACGTTGCGATGCCGGATTTGGTGTAAACTCGGAAGGTAAAGCAGTTTTCCTTGATTTTAAATATGCCATCGATCGTTTGGGTAAAAGTGTAATTGAAGCACGTTATGGAAACCTTTTCCAGATGTACGAAAAGATTACCGATGTTGATCCTTATAAAGCGCCGATGATGATTTACCCGGCTATCCACTACTCAATGGGTGGTACCTGGGTTGATTACAACCTGATGACAACTGTTCCTGGTTTGTATTCAATTGGTGAAGCTAACTTCTCCGATCACGGTGCTAACCGCCTTGGAGCTTCGGCACTGATGCAAGGTTTGGCCGATGGATATTTCGTATTGCCATACACCATTGGTGATTATTTGGCTGATGAAATTATGACGCCTAAAGCCGACACAAACGCTCCTGAGTTTGCTGCGGTTGAAAAAGACGTAAAAGATCGTATCGAGAAATTATACAACATTAAAGGTTCGAAACCGGTTGACTATTTCCACAAAAAACTCGGACAGGTAATGTGGGATTACGTAGGTATGGCCCGTAATGCTGAAGGTTTGCAAAAAGCCATCGAAATGATTAAGGAAATTCGTGAAGAATTCTGGAAAGACGTTCGTATTCCGGGAGAATTGGATAACCTTAATCCTGAGTTGGAGAAAGCCGGTCGTGTTGCCGATTTCTTCGATATCGGTGAATTGATGGCTCGCGATGCACTCGACAGAAACGAATCGTGTGGTGGACACTTCCGTGAAGAGTCGGCTACCGAAGAAGGTGAAGCAAAACGTAACGACGAAAAATTCACCTACGTATCGTGCTGGGAGTACAAAGGAGAGGGCGCAGAGCCGGATATGCATAAAGAAGATTTGGTATTTGAGAATGTGAAGCTTACGCAGCGTTCTTACAAATAATTAAGAGAGTATAGAGTAGTGAGAAATTAGTATTGAGAAGAAGAAAGATCAGGAATCAATAAAAGCAAAGAAGATGCATCAGTTTAAAGAATTGAAAGTTTGGCAAAAAGGAAGAGTTCTTGTAAAAGAAATTTACCAGGCAACTCACACATTTCCAAAAGATGAGCTTTTCGGTATCGTTTCACAAATGAGAAGGGCTGCTGTTTCAATTCCTGCAAACATTGCTGAAGGTTGTGGAAGAAATAGCGACAAGGAATTGGGCCGTTTCTTAGACATTGCCAATGGTAGTGCATTTGAACTGGAAACTTTAGTGATTTTAAGTCTTGATTTAGAGTATCTTTCTCAAAACAAATTCGAAGAGTTTGATGCAAAACTTAATGAAGTCCAAAAGATGATTTTTGGTTTAAAGCAATCATTAAAAATTCACGATTAAGGTCTCATTACTCATATCTATAAATCTAAAAATCTAGAATAAAATGGCTGATAAGATTCTAAAAAAACTCAAAATAAAAGTTTGGCGTCAAAAGAATGCCAAATCAAAAGGTAAATTCGAAACATATACAATCGAAAATATCTCAACCGGGTCTTCTTTCCTTGAAATGA
This genomic interval carries:
- a CDS encoding fumarate reductase/succinate dehydrogenase flavoprotein subunit, yielding MSILDSKIPEGPLAEKWSKHKAAIKVVSPANKRKLEIIVVGTGLGGASAAASLAELGYKVKAFCYQDSPRRAHSIAAQGGINAAKNYQNDNDSVYRLFYDTIKGGDYRAREANVYRLAEVSPNIIDQCVAQGVPFGREYGGLLDNRSFGGVLVSRTFYARGQTGQQLLIGAYQALNRQISKGAVEMYNRHEMLDLVKIDGKARGIIARDLVSGEIKRFGAHAVVVATGGYGNVFFLSTNAMGSNGSAAWQCYKRGALMSNPCFVQIHPTCIPVHGDQQSKLTLMSESLRNDGRVWVPKKKEDAVKLQKGELHPNDIADEDRDFYLERRYPSYGNLVPRDVASRAAKERCDAGFGVNSEGKAVFLDFKYAIDRLGKSVIEARYGNLFQMYEKITDVDPYKAPMMIYPAIHYSMGGTWVDYNLMTTVPGLYSIGEANFSDHGANRLGASALMQGLADGYFVLPYTIGDYLADEIMTPKADTNAPEFAAVEKDVKDRIEKLYNIKGSKPVDYFHKKLGQVMWDYVGMARNAEGLQKAIEMIKEIREEFWKDVRIPGELDNLNPELEKAGRVADFFDIGELMARDALDRNESCGGHFREESATEEGEAKRNDEKFTYVSCWEYKGEGAEPDMHKEDLVFENVKLTQRSYK
- a CDS encoding four helix bundle protein, translating into MHQFKELKVWQKGRVLVKEIYQATHTFPKDELFGIVSQMRRAAVSIPANIAEGCGRNSDKELGRFLDIANGSAFELETLVILSLDLEYLSQNKFEEFDAKLNEVQKMIFGLKQSLKIHD